The Bacteroides ovatus genomic interval GTTGAAATAATAGGTAATGTAGTCATTTATCTTACCATTTTTCTGTTTTGGGGCTTTTTGTTACATCAGAAAAGAATCATGTTACATGTCTGTGATAAATGTAACCTGTATATAGATGCCTGTATCATGATTGTACATATATGATAAAACCGAATCGATACATTTGCAAACACTACTATGGAACAGGAAATTATAGAAAATAAAAAGTGATAATATGAGAACATTAAAATTGATTTTGTCGGGCTGGCAATCCGTGGGGCTTGTCGTATTTATTATGTTGTTTTTTAATATGGAGGTGAGTGGCAAGGGTAAAATAACGAAAAATGCTCCTGTCTTTACGCAATTTATTTATCAGGGGGAGGATGCTATTTATCAAAACAATCCTTTAAAGCCGGGTGAGTTCTATAATCCTATTTTGCAGGGTTGCTATCCCGATCCGAGTATAACGCGGAAAGGTAATGATTATTATTTGGTGTGCTCATCTTTTGCTATGTTTCCCGGGGTACCTATTTTCCATTCTAATGATTTGGTCAACTGGAAACAAATCGGTCATGTGCTGGACAGAACGTCACAATTAAAGGTTGAAGATTGCGGTATTAGTGCAGGTGTATATGCTCCTGCTATAAGATATAATCCCAATAATGATACGTTTTATATGATAACCACTCAATTTTCCGGTGGCTTTGGAAATATGGTGGTAAAGACAAAGAATCCGGAGAATGGCTGGAGTGATCCGATCAAACTTCAATTTGAAGGCATTGATCCTTCTCTTTTCTTTGATGATAATGGCAAGGCATACGTGGTACATAATGATGCTCCTGCTAAAGCAAACGAGCGTTACTCGGGACACCGTGTCATAAAAATATGGGATTATGATGTGGAGAATGATAAAGTGGTTCCGGGAACGGACCGGATCATCGTAAACGGTGGCGTCAATATAGAAGAAAAACCGATATGGATTGAAGCTCCTCATATCTATAAGAAAGATGGACGTTATTATTTAATGTGTGCGGAAGGAGGAACCGGAGGCTGGCATAGCGAAGTCATTTTTGTAAGTGATCATCCGAAAGGACCTTATCTTCCGGCAAATAATAATCCTATTTTAACTCAACGTTATTTTCCTGCAAACCGGGCGGATAAAGTAGACTGGGCTGGTCATGCAGACTTAGTGGAGGGACCCGACGGAAAATATTATGGTGTATTTTTAGGAATACGCCCCAATGAGAAGAACAGAGTGAATACCGGACGCGAAACTTTTATTCTTCCGGTGGACTGGAGCGGAACATTTCCCGTTTTCGAGAATGGGCTTATCCCTATGAAACCTACATTGAAGATGCCTTCGGGAGTAGAGAACCAAACAGGAAAAAACGGTTATTTGCCTAGTGGCAACTTTGTCTTTAAGGATGATTTCTCCGATAAGACATTAGACTTTAGATGGATTGGTCTTAGAGGTCCTCGTGAAGAATTCGTTGATATGACCGATAAAGGATTGCGGATCGTCCCTTTTACCTCAAATATCAATGAAGTGAAACCTACTTCTACCTTGTTCTACCGTCAGCAGCATAATCAATTTACAGCGGCAGCAACCATGGAGTACAAACCGAAAAATGAGAAAGATTTTGCCGGTATAACATGTTATCAGAATGAAAGATATCACTATGTTTTCGGTATCACTAAAAAGGGAAAAGACTATTACCTGATACTGCAAAGAACCGAAAAAGGACAAGCGAGTGTCCTGGGTGAGGTGAAGATAGAAACAGAGAAACCTGTGACACTGCAAGTAACAGCCAATGGAGATGATTATCGTTTTAATTATTCGATTGATGGCAAGGGTTTCATAAATTTAGGAGGAACCGTTTCCGGTGATATTCTTTCTACTAATGAGGCTGGTGGCTTTACAGGAGCAATGATTGGGCTGTATGCAACATCTGTTGGTTATTAATTAGAAACCTTATCATTCTATAATTATGAAAATACATCATCTATTTTGGGGTATATGTTTATGCTTCAGCACAAATATCTTATTCGCACAGAACTATCAGAAAACATCGTCCGGTATCAAAACCACTGTAAATGCAGTGGATATAGAAGTACAATTCTTTGCGCCTGCTGTGGCGAGAGTAATAAAGTCACCGGAAGGTGTTGCCTATGAAAAACAGAGTCTTTCTGTAATTGCCAAACCTGAAAAGGTGAGTTTCAAAGCTGATATACAAGATAATAAGATTGTATTGAATACCAGTGAACTAAGTGTCAGTGTGGACACCGGGACGGGAATTGTTTCTTATTTCTCAAAGGATGGCAAATCATTATTGGCAGAGAAATCCGGTATGCAGTTTATCGATTTCGATGATGCCGGGACAAAAACTTATCAGGTTTATCAACCTTTTATATTAGATAAGGAGGAAGCTATTTATGGTTTGGGACAATTGCAAAATGGAAAGATGATTCAGCGGAACATGACCAAAAATCTGATACAGGGAAATGTTGAAGATGTGTCGCCATTCTTCCAGTCCACCAAAGGATATGGTGTGTTTTGGGATAACTATTCGCCGACTCTTTTTACGGACAACGAAGTTGAAACATCTTTTCGTTCTGAAGTAGGTGATTGTGTAGACTATTATTTCATGTATGGGAAGGATGCCGATGGTGTAATAGCACAAGTACGCAGCTTGACCGGGCAAGCACCGATGTTTCCTTTATGGACTTATGGTTACTGGCAAAGTAAAGAAAGATATAAAAGCCAGGAGGAAGTGGTAGACGTTGTTCGTAAATATCGTGAATTGGGTATTCCTTTGGATGGCATTATTCAGGATTGGCAATATTGGGGGCATAACTATTTGTGGAATGCGATGGATTTTCAGAATCCGACTTTCAATAATCCTCAAAAGATGATGGAGGATGTCCATGCGATGAACGCACACATGGCTATATCTATCTGGTCGTCATTCGGACCGATGACCAAACCTTATAGAGAATTGGACAAAAAAGGTATGTTGTTTAATTTCACTACCTGGCCGCAATCGGGGTTGGAGTCATGGCCCCCCAATATGGAATATCCTTCCGGTGTAAGAGTGTATGATGCTTACAATCCCGAAGCGCGTGACATTTATTGGAAATATCTGAATGATGGAATTTTTAAGTTGGGAATGGATGCCTGGTGGATGGATTCTACCGAACCCGATCATTTGGATTGGAAGCCGGAGGATATGGATACCAAAACCTATCTGGGCTCGTTCCGTAGGGTGCGCAATGCTTATCCGTTGATGACTGTCGGAGGGGTTTACGACCATCAGCGTGCAGTGACTTCGGACAAACGGGTGTTTATTTTAACCCGTTCGGGATTCTTGGGGCAGCAACGTTATGGTGCAAATGTATGGAGTGGTGATGTCGCTTCCACATGGGAGAGTTTTAGAAATCAGATTCCTGCCGGATTAAACTTTTCTTTGTGTGGTATGCCTCACTGGAATAGTGATATTGGTGGCTTTTTTGCAGGACATTATAATAAAAGCTGGAATGATGATAGTGCTTCAAAAAATCCATTGTATCAGGAGCTTTATGTGCGTTGGTTGCAGTTTGGGACGTTCAATCCGATGATGCGTTCGCACGGGACGGATGTTTATAGGGAAATCTATAAGTTCGGAAAGAAGGGCGAACCTGTATATGATGCTATCGAGAAGATGATAGGTTTACGTTACTCTCTGTTGCCTTATATTTATTCTACTTCTTGGGAGGTGAGCAATCGTCAATCGAGTTTTATGCGCGCTTTGATGATGGATTTTGTAGATGACAGAAAGGTGTGGGATATCAATGACGAATATATGTTTGGAAAATCGATCCTTGTGGCTCCGATTGCTCATGCACAATATACACCGGAAGCTGTGGTAAAAGTCTCCGAAGAAGAAGGATGGAACAGAGATGGAGCGAAAAAAACAAAAACTGACGCTGCTGTGGATTTCATGGAAACGAAATCTACTAACATATACTTACCGGCAGGAACGCTATGGTATGACTTCTGGACGAACGAGAAACATGAAGGCGGAAAGGAAATTACCAAAGAGACTACACTGGATGTTATTCCATTGTATGTAAAAGCGGGTAGTATTATTCCTGTCGGTCCACAAGTTCAGTATGCAACTGAAAAACCGTGGGATCATCTTGAATTGAAGGTGTATGCGGGTGCGAATGGAAACTTCATTTTATATGAAGATGAATTTGATAATTACAATTATGAAAAAGGAGCTTATACGGAAATTCCAATCTCTTGGAATAATGCATCTCGTAAATTGACGATAGGGGCAAGAAAAGGTGCGTATGAGGGAATGTTGAAGAACCGTAAGTTTACTGTAACTCTTCAGGATGGGACTCAAAAAAACATCGATTATAATGGGAAAGCGATTTCTGTAAAGTTTTGATTGTAATAGAAAGTGTGATTATGTCAGTAGAAAAGAATCTAAAAAGTAGAAATATGATGAAGTTTTTTATAGTGATGGCTATGCTATTGGGTAGTAGCGTTGCAAGTGCAGAAAATAAACAGATAACAAGTCCTGATGGAAAGTTGGTAGTAACAGTCGCAGATATGGATGGAAGACCTTCTTATTCTGTTAGTTATGACAATGTTCTTTTTTTGAAGCCATCTCCATTGGGGATTATTGCAAATATTGGAGATTTTTCATCGGGGATGTCGCTGGAAAAGAATGTTTCAACCAATAAAATAGATGAAACATACGAGTTGGCTTCTATTAAAAAGAGCAAGGTACATTATGTGGCAAATGAAGCTGTATTTTCGTTTACACAACAAGGGAAAACAATTTATGATGTTATATTCCGCATAAGTAATAACGATGTTGCTTTTAAATATAAGATGTATCCGCAAGGTGAGACACTAAGTTGCGTGGTAAAGCAAGAAGTCACAGGATTTGTATTTCCTGACGGAACCACCACTTTCCTTTGTCCGCAAAGTAAACCGATGGGGGGATTTGCCCGTACTTCTCCAAGTTATGAGACGTCTTATACGGCAGATGATGTCGCAGGGAAAAATGGCTGGGGAGAAGGATACACATTTCCCTGTTTATTCCGTAATGGAGATAATGGTTGGACACTTGTTTCCGAAACGGGAGTAAATGGTGGATATTGTGCGAGCCGTTTGTTGGGACACAAAGAAGGGGTGTATACCATTGGATTTCCGCAAGAAGGTGAAGCAAATGGGAATGGTACGGTTTCTCCGGGGATAGCGTTGCCGGGCGAGACGCCTTGGCGTACTATTACTGTGGGCAAGACTTTGGCTCCAATAGTGGAGACAACCGTTCCTTTTGATGTTGTAAAACCGCTTTATCAGGCAAAAGGAGAGTATACGTATGGCAGGGGTTCATGGAGCTGGATTATCGGTATGGATGGAAGTACTAATTATAAAGAGCAACTCCGGTATATTGATTTCTCGGCAGCAATGGGCTATCAGTCCGTGTTGGTGGATGCTTTGTGGGATAAGCAAATAGGACGTGATAAAATTGAAGAATTGGTTAAATATGGGAAGGACAAAGGGGTGGCTCTTTATTTGTGGTATAATTCGAATGGGTATTGGAATGATGCTCCGCAAACTCCGAGAGGTATTATGGATAATGCGATAGCCAGACGTAAGGAGATGAAATGGATGCAAAGCATTGGTATCCGTGGAATAAAAGTTGACTTTTTCGGAGGTGACAAGCAAATGACTATGCAGTTGTATGAGGATATCTTGTCAGATGCAAACGAGTACGGTCTTTTAGTTATTTTCCATGGATGTACTTTGCCTCGTGGCTGGGAACGTATGTATCCTAACTTCGCATCGAGTGAGGCTGTATTGGCTAGTGAAAATCTTCATTTCTCTCAAGGCAGCTGTGATAATGAGGCTTTTAATGCCACCCTGCATCCGTTTATCCGTAACACTGTGGGTAGCATGGATTTTGGAGGTAGTGCATTGAACAAATATTATAATGCGGATAATGCTCCACGGGGAAGCCGGCGGGTGACATCAGATGTCTACGCACTGGCTACGGCGGTTCTATTTCAGAGTCCGGTACAGCATTTTGCTCTGGCACCGAATAACCTGACCGATGCTCCGTCGTGGGCAATTGATTTTATGAAAGAGGTTCCAACGACTTGGGATGAGGTACGTTTCATTGACGGTTATCCTGGTAAATACGTTATTCTTGCCCGTCGTCATGGAGACAAATGGTATATTGCCGGAGTAAATGCGCAGAAGGAAACACTGAAACTTAAAGTTAATTTGCCGATGTTCTCCAATGGAGAAAAGGTGAGACTATTTAGTGATGATAAGGTATTGCAGGGTGGTGTGAAACAAATAGAAATAGGGAAGAAACAAGAATTACAATTGGCTATTCCTTGCAATGGTGGAGTATTAATAACCAAATAACCATTTTAAATAAAAGAATATGAGAAACTTTAAATTTTTAGGCGTGTCGTTTTTGTTGGCAATCACTGCCGCTACTTCAGGAACTGCACAAAATCCTATTATACAAACAAAATATACTGCCGATCCGGCTCCGATGGTATATAACGATACCGTTTTCCTTTATACAACCCATGATGAGGATGATGCCGAAGGATTCAAAATGTTGGACTGGTTGCTTTATACCTCCACTGATATGGTGAATTGGACCGATCACGGAGCGGTCGCTTCTCTGAAGAGTTTTGATTGGGTGAAACGTGATAATGGTGCCTGGGCAGAACAGGTCATCGAACGTAATGGCAAGTTTTACATGTATTGCCCGATTCACGGTAATGGTATTGGCGTATTGGTATCCGACTCTCCTTACGGTCCTTTTAAAGACCCTTTGAATAAACCATTAGTTTGGCAAAAAGAGCATTGGGATGATATTGACCCTACCGTATTTATTGATGATGACGGACAAGCGTATATGTATTGGGGCAATCCGAATGTTTATTATGTGAAACTGAATGAAGATATGATTTCATATTCGGGGGAAATAGTCAAATTGGCTGATAAACCGGAACATTATCAGGAAGGTCCGTGGGTATATAAACGTAACGGTCATTATTATATGGCTTTTGCTTCTACTTGTTGTCCGGAAGGGATTGGCTATGCTATGAGCGACAAAGCTACCGGACCATGGAGTACAAAAGGATATATTATGCGTCCAACGGAAAGAACCAGAGGAAATCATCCCGGAATTATTGATTATAAAGGCAGTTCTTATGTGTTCGGCCTAAATTATGATTTGCTTCATCTGGAGACTTTCGACCATAAAGAACGTCGTTCGGTATCTGTTGCAAAAATGCATTATAATCCGGATGGAACTATTCAGGAAGTTCCTTATTGGCAGGAGACGAAACTGGAACAGATTGAAAACTTTAATCCTTACCGTAGAGTGGAAGCTGAAACGATGGCTTGGGGATATGGTCTTAAAGCTGAAAATCATAAGAATGGTGGTTTGTATATAACCGATATTGATGATAATGAATATCTGTGTGTGCGTGGTGTCGACTTTGGCAAGAAGGGAGCAAAGAAATTCAGTGTAAGCGCAGCTTGTGTTGAAAAAGGCGGAATGATAGAAATTCGTCTGGATAGCATTGAAGGTCCGGTAATAGGTAGTGTCAGTATATCACCGACAGGAGGACTGGATATATATAAACAGATGTCATGTCGGATA includes:
- a CDS encoding glycoside hydrolase family 43 protein, with amino-acid sequence MRTLKLILSGWQSVGLVVFIMLFFNMEVSGKGKITKNAPVFTQFIYQGEDAIYQNNPLKPGEFYNPILQGCYPDPSITRKGNDYYLVCSSFAMFPGVPIFHSNDLVNWKQIGHVLDRTSQLKVEDCGISAGVYAPAIRYNPNNDTFYMITTQFSGGFGNMVVKTKNPENGWSDPIKLQFEGIDPSLFFDDNGKAYVVHNDAPAKANERYSGHRVIKIWDYDVENDKVVPGTDRIIVNGGVNIEEKPIWIEAPHIYKKDGRYYLMCAEGGTGGWHSEVIFVSDHPKGPYLPANNNPILTQRYFPANRADKVDWAGHADLVEGPDGKYYGVFLGIRPNEKNRVNTGRETFILPVDWSGTFPVFENGLIPMKPTLKMPSGVENQTGKNGYLPSGNFVFKDDFSDKTLDFRWIGLRGPREEFVDMTDKGLRIVPFTSNINEVKPTSTLFYRQQHNQFTAAATMEYKPKNEKDFAGITCYQNERYHYVFGITKKGKDYYLILQRTEKGQASVLGEVKIETEKPVTLQVTANGDDYRFNYSIDGKGFINLGGTVSGDILSTNEAGGFTGAMIGLYATSVGY
- a CDS encoding TIM-barrel domain-containing protein; this translates as MKIHHLFWGICLCFSTNILFAQNYQKTSSGIKTTVNAVDIEVQFFAPAVARVIKSPEGVAYEKQSLSVIAKPEKVSFKADIQDNKIVLNTSELSVSVDTGTGIVSYFSKDGKSLLAEKSGMQFIDFDDAGTKTYQVYQPFILDKEEAIYGLGQLQNGKMIQRNMTKNLIQGNVEDVSPFFQSTKGYGVFWDNYSPTLFTDNEVETSFRSEVGDCVDYYFMYGKDADGVIAQVRSLTGQAPMFPLWTYGYWQSKERYKSQEEVVDVVRKYRELGIPLDGIIQDWQYWGHNYLWNAMDFQNPTFNNPQKMMEDVHAMNAHMAISIWSSFGPMTKPYRELDKKGMLFNFTTWPQSGLESWPPNMEYPSGVRVYDAYNPEARDIYWKYLNDGIFKLGMDAWWMDSTEPDHLDWKPEDMDTKTYLGSFRRVRNAYPLMTVGGVYDHQRAVTSDKRVFILTRSGFLGQQRYGANVWSGDVASTWESFRNQIPAGLNFSLCGMPHWNSDIGGFFAGHYNKSWNDDSASKNPLYQELYVRWLQFGTFNPMMRSHGTDVYREIYKFGKKGEPVYDAIEKMIGLRYSLLPYIYSTSWEVSNRQSSFMRALMMDFVDDRKVWDINDEYMFGKSILVAPIAHAQYTPEAVVKVSEEEGWNRDGAKKTKTDAAVDFMETKSTNIYLPAGTLWYDFWTNEKHEGGKEITKETTLDVIPLYVKAGSIIPVGPQVQYATEKPWDHLELKVYAGANGNFILYEDEFDNYNYEKGAYTEIPISWNNASRKLTIGARKGAYEGMLKNRKFTVTLQDGTQKNIDYNGKAISVKF
- a CDS encoding glycoside hydrolase family 97 protein; the encoded protein is MSVEKNLKSRNMMKFFIVMAMLLGSSVASAENKQITSPDGKLVVTVADMDGRPSYSVSYDNVLFLKPSPLGIIANIGDFSSGMSLEKNVSTNKIDETYELASIKKSKVHYVANEAVFSFTQQGKTIYDVIFRISNNDVAFKYKMYPQGETLSCVVKQEVTGFVFPDGTTTFLCPQSKPMGGFARTSPSYETSYTADDVAGKNGWGEGYTFPCLFRNGDNGWTLVSETGVNGGYCASRLLGHKEGVYTIGFPQEGEANGNGTVSPGIALPGETPWRTITVGKTLAPIVETTVPFDVVKPLYQAKGEYTYGRGSWSWIIGMDGSTNYKEQLRYIDFSAAMGYQSVLVDALWDKQIGRDKIEELVKYGKDKGVALYLWYNSNGYWNDAPQTPRGIMDNAIARRKEMKWMQSIGIRGIKVDFFGGDKQMTMQLYEDILSDANEYGLLVIFHGCTLPRGWERMYPNFASSEAVLASENLHFSQGSCDNEAFNATLHPFIRNTVGSMDFGGSALNKYYNADNAPRGSRRVTSDVYALATAVLFQSPVQHFALAPNNLTDAPSWAIDFMKEVPTTWDEVRFIDGYPGKYVILARRHGDKWYIAGVNAQKETLKLKVNLPMFSNGEKVRLFSDDKVLQGGVKQIEIGKKQELQLAIPCNGGVLITK
- a CDS encoding glycoside hydrolase family 43 protein translates to MRNFKFLGVSFLLAITAATSGTAQNPIIQTKYTADPAPMVYNDTVFLYTTHDEDDAEGFKMLDWLLYTSTDMVNWTDHGAVASLKSFDWVKRDNGAWAEQVIERNGKFYMYCPIHGNGIGVLVSDSPYGPFKDPLNKPLVWQKEHWDDIDPTVFIDDDGQAYMYWGNPNVYYVKLNEDMISYSGEIVKLADKPEHYQEGPWVYKRNGHYYMAFASTCCPEGIGYAMSDKATGPWSTKGYIMRPTERTRGNHPGIIDYKGSSYVFGLNYDLLHLETFDHKERRSVSVAKMHYNPDGTIQEVPYWQETKLEQIENFNPYRRVEAETMAWGYGLKAENHKNGGLYITDIDDNEYLCVRGVDFGKKGAKKFSVSAACVEKGGMIEIRLDSIEGPVIGSVSISPTGGLDIYKQMSCRIKNAKGVHDLYFYFKGEKGNKLFNLDYWEFE